Genomic segment of Salvia hispanica cultivar TCC Black 2014 chromosome 2, UniMelb_Shisp_WGS_1.0, whole genome shotgun sequence:
tataattttcgtttattaatttgaaaacaatcaaaatttactagaaaatttcaacaaaaatactcctatataaaattttaagtaggatcaaatttttagtcaacttcataatatttaatcacaagcaattataacaaccgaacggaggctaaatagaataactcttatttttccatcatgattaatattatttttctgtacttcttcaattcaattgaatattatattaaataacaaaaattaatagttttaatcaatatttatagtgtccatgaattaatagttttcattaaaaaaaattattgatatttaataatctaaatattaaatttaattttataaaattaaatataatattgaaatgaaaaaaacaaattcagtgaaggataacaaaatggaagaagaatgataattttgaaataatatcaaagttagtacataactaaaccctaaaatgttaaaagtgtaaaaagaccaaattgcccaaatcccccaaaataatatcaaagggtattttcgtaccaaaaaaagccaaaaggaccaatttcgagataaacccttagtccagggactactggcgatatttttaaagtccagggactatggacgagataaacccatagtccagggaccatttttgtagttcactctaataTAAAAAGCGATCATTTTGCACTTGTTTCGAGACGAAAATGCTCTTTTGAGGagttttggggggtttgggcaatttggtctttttacacttttaacattttaaatctgatattatttcagttatgtactaaatctgatattatttcaaaattatcattcttcttccgtttatttcaatattagatttaatttataaaattaaattttaaattttaatttttaaatatcaataattttttttagttaaaattattaattcatggacactataaatatagattaaaactattaatttttgttatttaatataatattcagctgaattgaagaagtacaaaaaaaaatattaattatgatggaaaaataagagttattctatttagccttcgttcgcttgttataattgtttgtgattgaatattatgaagttgactaatatttttatataggagtatttttgttgaaattttctagtcaatttgattgtttttaaattaataaacgaaaattatattaatcttacattagatgcatatttatttcagaataaatcgtgttatatgatctatttatgattaaagctattaaatatagattaaaactaaggcgttgtcatatcttattaattaaatattagtcactatcaaatattgattatgactattaatttttgttatttaattgatttttataattaaaaaaaattattgatatttaaaaactaaaatttaaaatttaattttgtaaaattaaatctaatattaaaataaagaaataaagtgaaggatgacaaaagggaagaagaatgataattttgaaataatatcagatttaaaatgttcaaaatgtaaaaagaccaaattacTCAAAtcccccaaaacccctcaaaagggcattttcgtctcaaaatagtgcaaaaagaccgttttttatattaacccttagtgCAGAgactactggtgatatttttaaaatttagggACCATTTATAAGATAAATTCTTAATCCAAGGAACAgtagttcactcttatttaaaaattacccAAACTGTTGCAACAAACAAGGTTAACAAATTCTTATATGCATTATGGCCCAAGGCCCTAAAGAATATGGTGTACAGTTCAGTCAACGATAATTATAagcaattaatttataacaaagAAAACGAAGAAGCGAAGATTTTTTGGGCagcaaaatttgatatttaagCATCGCAGTAGCATTTTCTTCTACTCTTAATTGAGCTTTCCCCCAAAAAAGATTTgactattcatttttttcaaaataattttaacacaCAGCATTGATTTAGCGTAGAATATTGCTTGCCAAATAGTTGGCTTTTTTGACATGTGCAAGATTCtactaaattcaaactttCTTAAAAGATACCAGGGTATTAAAAAACTAACATAAAATCCGAATTATAGTTTTTTAGTCTAAGATGCCATTTTAAACTATATGTACCACTTAGAGTCATTGGCGGctatatttcatataaatcATGATATTTATCCTAGCTCTATTTATAAGTTAAACTATTTCTTGTATATAGGACTATTACTTTTTTGACCACCTAATTTTTCATGCTTTCATTCTGACTGTCAAAGGAATTAATTAGTCCACACTAAAAGTccaatcataataaataactcAAATTATTTAGTCATCCTGAAACTATTAACCATTCTATTGTGATTGAGATTATGagaatttcaattaaaagtaaaatcacAAACGATAGGAGTGAAGCTTAAAATTGCACACAATCCCTAATCTAAACAATggtattagtagtattatggATAGATTTGGAAGCCAAAGCATAAGTAACATCTCTCAGAAACGCCTCCACCGCCGCATACTCCCCAAACGCCTTCTCAATCGCATTACACCTCAAAAACTCCGGGAAAAACAGCCAAAACGACGTCGCCAGCACGAACCCCATCGTGAGGGGGCCCGCCAGCACCCTGGGCACCCCCCACCGCCCCTTGACCGCCTTCTTCACCGCCACCTCCGCCCCCAGACACACCCCGTGCAGCACGAAAAACGCCGTGAGCTCCCCGCTGGGCCGCCTCCGCCCCAAATAGTAGAAAATCAGCTCGTGCATCAGGCCCGACACAAAAAAGGAGGCGAGGATAGCCGGGAAGTGGGCCCACCTCCGGCCCGTGATAGGCGCTGAGAAATCCAAAACGGGCTTGTACACAGTGGGCCTTAGGATTTTAGAAACCATGATATTCCATCTCCTCCCCCAAAAGTCGTGCAGCGACGAGGACAGATAGGGCTCGTCAAATTGGGGCTCCAGCTCCACCCCGATCAAAGCCCCAGCAATTCCACCGGCGACGGCGAGGATTATCTCGAGGCCGCAGTAGATGTGGAGGAAGTAGAGGAGCCAGGTGAGCTTGGGGTGGACGAGATCGGTGTAATCGTACAATTTGAGAAAGAGGCAGATTAGGAGGGCTTTTGCGAGGTAATTCCAGATGGATTTAAGGCCGCGGCTGGGGAAATCGGAGTTGGATTTGATGGGGAGGCAGGCGAAGGCGGCGAATTTGGGGAGGGAGATGGAGGGATCGGAGAGGGGGCCGTGGCCGAAGGCGAGCATGATGAGCTTGAAGTTGGCGAGCCAGGCGAGGAAGAAGGCGGAGGAGCCGCCGAGGTGCATGGTGTGGAGGGTGAGGGGGAGGATTAGGTTGAGGATTATGGCGGGGGAGATGGCGAGGAGGCGGGGGAAGCCGGTGGGGAGGGTTTTGGAGAGGAAGAAGCAGTAGGAGAGAGAGGCGAAGACGAGAGTCCATACTTTGATGAAGTTTGTGATCTCTCCTTGTGCGTAATGCTTCACGATTTCGATGATTGCTTGCACCACCATTTTcgatctctctctcctctcctctctctGCTGTAAAGAGTGGTGAGAGAGGGGATTTATTGTTTCATGGTGGAGCCGCCAAGGTAGAtgtaatttaatagtactactttcaacatgtaaattttaagattGATTTAAGTAAATATGGTTAACTACATAGTTAGAGAGATcaactttaaattaaaactaggTACAATACTTAGTTAATGATACTCATACTATCAATGAAACTTGGTAATATGTATTCTTTCTCTATGCAATTAAGAGtctcaatttaatattataaaaaaatgagttaattAAAAGATTGTGCAATTTTGATcacacttttatatattaataagtagaataaattagttaaatataaaacctactaaaattatatatatatataaaaaaattgctaatCACACACGTAAAAttatctattaatttattaataaattatctaGGCGAGCTCCACTTTTAAGGCCACCCGCCCACCACTATACTAGATAATTTGTTAATAAATTGTTAGAAatgagtagtatttttaaaatctttactttaattagtaaaagtaacATTATTGTGACATGCTATACGTGTTGATGATTATTATAATCCTATACAAGATTCATTTAGAGCTATGAATCGATTTCATTatgagtattttaatttatgctaATTCAAGCAACAGTacttacaaaacaacaatGTCACCATTCATCAATCATGTACAATAGTGATGGATTGGAGAACTGTCATCAATatattaatacataattaacaGCTAACAATGCTTTTTGtcagaaaaattaaaatactaacaaaGAGTTGGCAGCACGATGCTGTTATTggaccatatatatatttgtaggGAATAACTTTGGTCTTTGGTGTCGTGGCCAGTCTTTATTGACTAACTATAAAGAAGttggcattttttttatttcgtgtATTGAATTGGACCATTCAGAATCCTGATACCTAAATATGACTCCCCTTGTATTTTCCAATTTCCACAATTTTGTACTGATTTGAACAGTGTTAGGTTAGTTAGAAAGTTTTTTACGCTAGTTACTGCAGCTGCTTATATTAGTTTCTCAAAACAGCTTAGATATCGTGTTCCTTGAAATGTGTAGTTCTATAACATAATTTGGGAGGGTAATTGTGCTCTTCATGGACATTACCAACAATATAGGATGGATAAAGGGTAGAGTTGTAAttacattataaatttttttcaaactttcaacgcaCCTTTTTCCGACTTCTTGACACTTGTTCATCAGTAAGAATTACCGGCTTATACATTAGTTAGAAGGTTGCGAGAATATAATCCACCCACCTTATTGAAGTTTGTTAGCGATTAAGGAGTGTTTACTTTTCATAATTGATATGATAGATTATTGAGTATGTTACTACGTATTTTTTGCATCAATCACTACTTCAAAAATTAGCTCAAACGATACGAATTGTTAACTGCCTTGAGATATTCTAAAATTTCAGTCTCATCTAAACAAAAGGTTAacccaaattatttttattttttcttggatATACTTCAACAACTTAGCGATAGTAGGTGAACCGTGAGAGAGAGAACTTGTTATCAAATTTGAGTGTGATTTTGAGAACGTAGATGTATTCATAGAAAATTGATAGAAAGcttgtattttgttttgtatcaGAGTCAGCACAGATTTGTTTAATTCTATGA
This window contains:
- the LOC125203328 gene encoding acyl-CoA--sterol O-acyltransferase 1-like yields the protein MVVQAIIEIVKHYAQGEITNFIKVWTLVFASLSYCFFLSKTLPTGFPRLLAISPAIILNLILPLTLHTMHLGGSSAFFLAWLANFKLIMLAFGHGPLSDPSISLPKFAAFACLPIKSNSDFPSRGLKSIWNYLAKALLICLFLKLYDYTDLVHPKLTWLLYFLHIYCGLEIILAVAGGIAGALIGVELEPQFDEPYLSSSLHDFWGRRWNIMVSKILRPTVYKPVLDFSAPITGRRWAHFPAILASFFVSGLMHELIFYYLGRRRPSGELTAFFVLHGVCLGAEVAVKKAVKGRWGVPRVLAGPLTMGFVLATSFWLFFPEFLRCNAIEKAFGEYAAVEAFLRDVTYALASKSIHNTTNTIV